ACAATAGATGCTGTAGATGGGAACTTATAATCTGGTGTAGTTGTTGTCACAATAAGTGCATCAATTGTATCAGGATCAACACCAGTCTTCTGAATCAACTGCTTGGCTGCCTTTCGGGCCAAGTAACTGGTTCCGAGACCTTCTTCAGTAAGAATACGGCGCTCTTTGATTCCAACACGGGTAGTAATCCACTCATCGGTAGTGTCCACCATACGAGACAATTCCTCATTGTTGAGGATATAGTCAGGCACGTATCCACCTACACCAGTAATTACAGCATTAATTTTACCCATTATTCAGCTGCTTCCTTAACAATTGCAACCTTGCCTCTGTAGTAACCGCAAGTTGGGCAAACAGTGTGGTAAACGTAATATGCACCACAGTTAGGGCAAACT
This is a stretch of genomic DNA from Segatella hominis. It encodes these proteins:
- the rpmF gene encoding 50S ribosomal protein L32, coding for MAHPKRRQSKTRTLKRRTHDKAVAPTLAVCPNCGAYYVYHTVCPTCGYYRGKVAIVKEAAE